From Desulfuromonas soudanensis, the proteins below share one genomic window:
- a CDS encoding ATP-binding protein → MILRSLELKHFGKFGERTFEFRRGMNLVAGPNEAGKSTLMEAIPAVLFGVRNKERFKPWGRHGSCEAALVLEDRNRTLRIERDMLSDRVILTERDDLYHVLYRFEGKSAPQGRSSERVEYQQQLVRLFGVAEEDIFRASLFFGQGNLDLPGAAGLASKIKGLLSGFVEVDYDKVLESLDRDYFAITRQSPWGKDKTRDRELEEVRSAIAELEKRWYQAQGSLKELEELRERLGALKASVAFDRGEVQKGERYLAWVRKQWQFEAKDEVLKRDFSRVSRQSGKVSELQNQRDVLTRDLSRTGLPGEIPIELPGLLAAAEEERRTLIGLQSAAAALRKQLLDQPWMNWYLPAAFSLALVAVVAAVLWRRPEWHLAALAVMTVLAGGTWGYYFRQSGRQKAVRRELKKQAQTLEVRREEVMTRLEALDERFKAIGLSPSAVEIARMQKNLRGALELQGKLREVESALRVLENSETLHEEQENLTREMAVLDERMERERPPASDNLLALEEIPEAEEKLLSLVESLQQRENEIIELTRSEATLEGELGDLQAIEDEGERLREREAYLSRRRDALALGFRVLTEAVEAFRQTYLARFAEEIGRHLEMVTRGAHAKVRLDDDFSLFLGGKGGRWHPVEEFSRGTVDAVYFAVRIALTRHLSRGHHLPLLLDDPLVNLDRGRLDEALKGIELFSREHQVIFFTHDDGLLRRAAQKRWHVVSLADNLPESPATTEERSEDVGQMYLL, encoded by the coding sequence GTGATTCTTCGATCCCTTGAATTGAAGCATTTCGGCAAATTCGGCGAACGGACCTTTGAATTTCGTCGCGGCATGAACCTGGTGGCCGGACCCAACGAGGCGGGCAAGTCGACCCTGATGGAGGCGATTCCGGCGGTGCTCTTCGGCGTCCGGAACAAGGAACGTTTCAAGCCCTGGGGACGCCATGGCAGCTGCGAGGCGGCCCTGGTTCTCGAGGACCGCAACCGGACCCTGCGTATCGAACGGGACATGCTCAGTGACAGGGTGATCCTGACGGAACGGGACGATCTGTATCATGTCCTCTACCGTTTTGAAGGGAAGTCAGCCCCCCAGGGGCGCTCCTCCGAACGGGTCGAATACCAGCAACAGCTGGTTCGGCTCTTCGGTGTTGCCGAGGAGGATATTTTTAGAGCTTCCCTCTTTTTCGGGCAGGGAAACCTCGATCTCCCCGGAGCGGCGGGTCTGGCGTCGAAGATCAAGGGCCTCCTGTCGGGATTTGTCGAAGTCGATTACGACAAGGTTCTTGAATCCCTCGATCGGGACTATTTCGCCATCACACGGCAGAGCCCCTGGGGAAAGGATAAGACTCGCGACCGTGAGTTGGAGGAGGTGCGCTCGGCCATCGCTGAGCTGGAAAAGCGCTGGTACCAGGCTCAGGGTTCCCTCAAAGAACTCGAAGAACTCCGCGAGCGCCTCGGGGCGCTCAAGGCTTCGGTGGCCTTCGATCGCGGGGAAGTTCAGAAAGGGGAGCGTTACCTGGCCTGGGTACGCAAGCAGTGGCAGTTCGAAGCCAAAGATGAAGTGCTGAAACGGGATTTCTCCCGGGTCAGCCGCCAGAGCGGCAAGGTCTCCGAGCTTCAGAACCAGCGGGACGTCCTGACGAGGGATCTTTCCCGAACCGGTCTGCCGGGCGAAATCCCCATTGAACTTCCGGGGCTTCTTGCAGCGGCCGAAGAGGAGCGCCGCACTCTGATCGGCCTGCAGAGCGCCGCGGCTGCTCTTCGCAAGCAGCTCCTGGACCAACCCTGGATGAACTGGTATCTGCCCGCCGCCTTCTCTCTGGCCCTTGTTGCAGTTGTCGCAGCAGTTCTCTGGCGTCGTCCCGAATGGCACCTTGCGGCCCTGGCCGTGATGACGGTGCTTGCCGGGGGGACCTGGGGATATTACTTCCGGCAGTCGGGGAGACAGAAGGCGGTGCGCCGTGAGCTCAAGAAGCAAGCCCAGACGCTCGAGGTGCGTCGCGAGGAGGTGATGACCCGCCTCGAAGCCCTCGATGAGCGATTTAAAGCCATCGGCTTGTCTCCGTCTGCGGTGGAAATTGCCCGCATGCAGAAAAACCTGCGGGGAGCCCTCGAGCTGCAGGGGAAGCTGCGCGAGGTCGAAAGCGCTCTGCGGGTCCTGGAAAATTCGGAAACGCTCCACGAGGAGCAGGAGAATCTGACCCGTGAGATGGCCGTGCTCGACGAGCGGATGGAGCGGGAACGGCCCCCGGCAAGCGACAACCTGCTCGCCCTGGAAGAGATCCCCGAGGCCGAGGAGAAGCTGCTGTCTCTTGTCGAGAGCCTGCAGCAGCGAGAGAATGAAATCATCGAATTGACGCGCAGCGAGGCGACCCTCGAAGGGGAGCTGGGTGACCTGCAGGCCATCGAAGACGAGGGGGAGCGCCTCCGTGAGCGCGAAGCTTATCTCAGCCGGCGCCGCGATGCTCTGGCTCTCGGTTTTCGGGTTCTTACCGAGGCCGTCGAAGCCTTTCGCCAGACCTATCTGGCGCGATTTGCCGAGGAAATCGGTCGTCATCTGGAAATGGTGACCCGCGGCGCCCATGCGAAGGTGCGCCTGGACGACGATTTTTCTCTGTTCCTCGGCGGCAAGGGGGGGCGCTGGCATCCCGTTGAGGAATTCAGCAGGGGCACGGTCGATGCCGTCTATTTCGCGGTGCGCATCGCCCTGACCCGCCATCTGTCAAGAGGCCATCATTTGCCGCTTCTTCTCGACGACCCCCTGGTCAATTTGGACCGCGGCCGTCTCGACGAGGCTCTGAAGGGGATCGAGCTCTTCAGCCGCGAACATCAGGTCATCTTCTTCACCCATGATGACGGGTTGCTTCGACGGGCCGCTCAGAAACGCTGGCATGTGGTATCTTTGGCAGACAACCTGCCGGAGTCACCCGCAACAACCGAGGAAAGGAGCGAAGATGTCGGACAAATGTATCTTCTGTAA
- a CDS encoding metallophosphoesterase family protein has product MIRILHTADLHLDAPFPALGGRSRERQAVFLETFERILTLAIKSEVQLLLIVGDLFDSASPSTAVIGQVQAGLKRLADRGIVPVLLPGTHDSIVSADSVYRRHRFPGVLLDRSSVEDPVRLTVNGEDAYLYGFAYRTLSSEGGLTSMTRRFPEGVHIGLLHGSRQGSPEWDYRKKDLPFTLPLLKDWGLDYVALGHYHQFEVLCEEGRIHACYPGSPEGKRFGENGARCCALVTIDGGEVQVERLPTNGQVLEEKSLDLSGCDTEEAAVAAICALGRPDLLLRLALEGIVEAPLDLPALKARCEGEFFYLELEDRTRLFDSEFARRIEQEETIRGVFVRRIRQLMDEASAGERAVVEEAFREVLVRFNAFSGRDL; this is encoded by the coding sequence ATGATCCGTATCCTGCATACCGCCGATCTTCATCTCGACGCCCCGTTTCCTGCTCTTGGTGGGCGTTCCCGGGAGCGGCAGGCCGTTTTTCTGGAAACCTTCGAGCGTATTTTGACCCTGGCCATAAAGAGCGAGGTCCAACTGCTCCTGATCGTCGGAGACCTTTTCGATTCGGCCTCTCCCTCCACCGCCGTCATCGGTCAGGTTCAGGCGGGTCTGAAGCGGCTGGCCGATCGGGGGATTGTTCCCGTCCTGCTCCCCGGAACGCACGACAGCATCGTCAGCGCCGATTCGGTTTATCGCCGTCACCGGTTTCCCGGCGTGCTTCTCGACCGTTCGTCGGTGGAGGATCCCGTCAGGCTGACCGTCAATGGAGAGGACGCATATCTCTACGGGTTCGCCTATCGCACCCTCTCCTCCGAGGGGGGACTAACGAGCATGACGCGAAGGTTCCCGGAGGGGGTTCATATCGGGCTCCTCCACGGTTCCCGGCAAGGGAGTCCCGAGTGGGATTATCGCAAGAAGGACCTCCCCTTCACCCTGCCGCTCCTCAAGGACTGGGGGCTCGATTATGTCGCTCTCGGCCATTACCACCAGTTCGAGGTGCTTTGCGAAGAGGGCCGGATTCATGCCTGCTATCCCGGTTCTCCCGAAGGGAAGCGCTTTGGAGAAAACGGGGCGCGATGCTGTGCGCTGGTGACGATAGATGGAGGAGAGGTTCAGGTCGAACGGCTCCCGACCAACGGCCAGGTCCTGGAGGAAAAGAGTCTGGATCTCTCCGGGTGCGACACCGAAGAGGCGGCGGTCGCGGCCATCTGTGCGCTGGGACGTCCTGATCTCCTGCTGCGTCTTGCTCTCGAAGGAATCGTCGAAGCGCCCCTCGACCTCCCAGCGCTCAAGGCTCGGTGCGAGGGGGAGTTTTTTTATCTGGAGCTCGAAGATCGCACCCGCCTTTTCGACAGCGAATTTGCCCGGCGCATCGAGCAGGAGGAGACGATTCGAGGGGTCTTTGTCCGGCGCATCCGTCAGCTCATGGACGAGGCGTCCGCCGGAGAGCGCGCCGTTGTCGAGGAGGCCTTTCGCGAAGTTTTGGTCCGATTCAATGCCTTCAGCGGGAGGGACCTGTGA
- a CDS encoding peptidase U32 family protein — protein MNIISPIDNLAEADALLDAGADELYGGYVPEAWQERYSLLASVNQRTFAGAQIEGRDDLAAIIAKAHARGKTFSLTLNAPFYSAEQLPLILDYVDEVAAAGVDGVILADLGLLRELRRRHPRLEYHASTLAHLMNSEAVKIYASQGIGRVVFPRHLTVEEMGEVVRQVPDVRFDAFLLVGKCPNTEGLCTFHHSSPDRIWPCEIPYRISPLQVPASERLLQAMTRQGSWSMTDRRHGCGLCAIPYLRRIGIGGLKIVGRGAPTAQKLKNIELARDFLRLADESDDLAVYRRLAMAAHRRRFGTPCSPNVCYFPKFYQAD, from the coding sequence ATGAACATCATCTCGCCGATCGACAATCTCGCCGAGGCCGATGCCCTCCTCGATGCCGGCGCCGATGAGCTCTACGGCGGCTATGTGCCCGAGGCCTGGCAGGAGCGTTACAGCCTCCTGGCCTCGGTCAACCAGCGCACCTTCGCTGGAGCCCAGATCGAGGGGAGGGACGACCTTGCGGCAATTATCGCCAAGGCCCATGCCCGGGGGAAGACCTTTTCCCTGACCCTCAACGCCCCCTTTTACAGCGCCGAACAGCTGCCGCTGATCCTCGATTATGTCGACGAGGTGGCCGCCGCCGGTGTCGACGGGGTCATCCTGGCCGATCTCGGATTGCTCAGGGAGCTGCGCCGCCGCCATCCCCGTCTTGAATATCACGCCAGTACCCTGGCCCATCTGATGAATTCGGAAGCGGTCAAGATCTACGCCTCCCAGGGGATAGGCAGGGTCGTCTTTCCCCGCCACCTGACCGTGGAAGAAATGGGCGAGGTGGTCCGGCAGGTTCCGGATGTGCGCTTCGACGCCTTTCTTTTGGTCGGCAAGTGTCCCAACACCGAAGGGCTCTGCACCTTCCACCACTCGAGTCCCGACCGAATCTGGCCCTGCGAGATTCCTTACCGGATCTCCCCTCTTCAGGTTCCGGCCTCGGAGCGCCTGTTGCAGGCCATGACGCGACAGGGGAGCTGGTCGATGACCGATCGCCGGCACGGGTGCGGTCTCTGTGCCATCCCATACCTGCGGCGCATCGGCATCGGCGGTCTCAAGATCGTCGGCCGCGGAGCGCCGACCGCGCAAAAGCTCAAAAATATCGAGCTGGCCAGGGATTTCCTTCGCCTGGCCGATGAATCCGACGATTTGGCAGTCTACCGCCGGTTGGCGATGGCGGCGCATCGGCGACGTTTTGGTACGCCCTGTTCACCCAATGTCTGTTATTTTCCCAAGTTTTACCAAGCCGACTAG
- a CDS encoding SAM-dependent methyltransferase, translating to MHRVYFIGAGPGDPELLTLQGARLLAGCRAVFAPTPYEVTFASFLEGKTVEIPFAFYFQELLDRIGELLAVGDVAFLVPGDLTFYSPFQALVDALGDRAAVIPGVGTANAASARLKKTLDLPGVCNRAIITSPRTLGDGEGAPTLRELAAPGVTLLIYMNNLPLPELVRQLRDGYGGNVPLVLAHRLGLPGEELIRGTLDDIVGKTGGRDYFNLGSPTRRPALTLVLVGETLEATVDGAWWDFRRKHIWEERDEG from the coding sequence ATGCATCGGGTCTATTTTATCGGTGCCGGTCCGGGGGACCCTGAATTGCTCACTCTCCAGGGGGCGCGACTTCTTGCGGGGTGCCGGGCCGTCTTCGCGCCGACCCCCTACGAGGTGACCTTTGCCTCATTCCTCGAAGGGAAGACCGTTGAGATTCCCTTCGCCTTCTATTTTCAGGAACTTCTCGACCGCATCGGCGAATTGCTGGCCGTCGGCGACGTCGCATTCCTTGTGCCGGGGGACCTCACCTTTTATTCCCCCTTCCAGGCTCTGGTCGATGCCCTCGGTGACCGGGCCGCAGTCATTCCCGGCGTCGGTACCGCCAACGCGGCTTCGGCCCGGCTGAAAAAGACCCTCGATCTCCCCGGTGTCTGCAACCGGGCCATCATCACTTCTCCCCGCACCCTCGGCGACGGGGAGGGGGCTCCGACCTTGCGGGAGCTGGCGGCGCCGGGGGTTACCCTGCTGATTTATATGAACAATCTCCCCCTTCCGGAACTTGTCCGACAATTGCGCGATGGCTATGGGGGCAATGTCCCCCTTGTTCTCGCCCATCGCCTCGGTCTTCCCGGGGAGGAGTTGATCCGGGGAACCCTCGACGATATCGTCGGCAAAACGGGGGGACGGGACTATTTCAATCTCGGTTCCCCGACCAGGCGCCCGGCCCTGACCCTGGTGCTGGTGGGTGAAACCCTGGAAGCGACGGTGGATGGCGCCTGGTGGGACTTTCGCCGCAAGCATATCTGGGAGGAGCGGGATGAGGGTTGA
- a CDS encoding methyl-accepting chemotaxis protein — protein MNKGIVDRGTLYALGGFLLGVSAPIGWALLRLLFFATGEQTLWGQLLGDVFRSTESLALYGYMGGGTAMVLGTFGFLIGRASQQIHERAHRLDELNAVIASQKEAFERRFEDLNHGIKKFHQINTHIQKSVERGEVLRLVADGLHEGLDYDRVNIFLLDADRKTFGLYASRGSDALPSSQRENVSLPFDERAGAIWKVASENRALLIDDISHFPADYQLQPPFDRMEILRCRSFILCPIRIKDEVVGVFTVDNKHRGTPLNDTDADTVQLFSNQVSSSLTKIDLLDGVDILTRQLEHTFDELLNYREDHSRADFSLKHASASTSEATGHIVEAADVVRDSVDATRSAATEISVSIEQVSQNINRLKEFVESSISAMTEISMTIRAVQENAVQSHLMSETVKGQAELGTKEVAGTVESLKGIGVAVAKAGSAIERLSKKGIEVSGITGVIAEITQKTNLLALNASIIAAQAGEHGRSFAVVAQEVRTLSEETAQSTGAIGQVIEEIQQYTRETVAHIGETRKLVGEGISRGESLEVSLHQILDSADSAKAMAQDMRRATQEVACSVESISRSIEDLGEMSGQIFQASREQSQGIRSIVASIEDVKQVSDGMVTATEQQRRNTRDIESAVSQVSDMAKRIFDELESRRQESRKVIEGLENLKVGAKDNA, from the coding sequence TTGAACAAGGGAATCGTGGATCGCGGGACTCTCTATGCCTTGGGCGGCTTTTTGCTGGGTGTTTCAGCCCCGATCGGTTGGGCCTTGCTGCGGCTCCTTTTTTTTGCCACCGGCGAACAGACGCTCTGGGGCCAACTCCTCGGCGACGTCTTCCGCTCGACGGAGAGCCTGGCTCTCTATGGCTACATGGGGGGCGGAACCGCCATGGTCCTTGGGACCTTCGGTTTTCTCATCGGCAGGGCCTCCCAGCAGATACACGAACGGGCGCATCGGCTCGATGAACTCAACGCCGTCATCGCCTCGCAAAAGGAGGCCTTCGAGAGGCGCTTCGAGGATCTCAATCACGGCATCAAGAAATTTCACCAGATCAATACCCATATTCAGAAGTCCGTCGAACGCGGCGAAGTCTTGCGCCTGGTGGCCGACGGTCTGCACGAAGGGCTCGATTACGACCGGGTCAATATTTTTTTGCTGGACGCCGACAGGAAGACTTTCGGCCTCTATGCCAGCCGCGGCAGCGACGCGCTGCCTTCCTCACAAAGGGAGAACGTCTCTCTTCCTTTCGATGAAAGGGCGGGGGCAATCTGGAAGGTGGCAAGCGAGAACCGGGCCCTGCTGATCGACGACATCAGTCATTTCCCCGCCGATTATCAGCTCCAGCCCCCTTTTGACCGGATGGAAATACTGCGCTGCCGAAGCTTCATCCTCTGCCCGATCCGGATTAAGGACGAGGTTGTCGGAGTCTTCACCGTAGACAACAAGCATCGGGGAACGCCCCTGAACGATACGGATGCCGATACGGTTCAGCTCTTTTCCAACCAGGTCTCCTCTTCTCTCACCAAAATTGATCTTCTCGACGGCGTCGACATCCTGACCCGTCAGCTTGAGCACACCTTTGATGAGCTTCTCAACTACCGGGAAGATCATTCAAGGGCCGATTTTTCCCTGAAACATGCTTCCGCCTCCACCAGCGAAGCGACCGGACATATCGTCGAGGCGGCCGACGTGGTGCGCGATTCGGTCGACGCCACCCGCTCCGCCGCCACCGAGATCTCCGTCTCCATTGAACAGGTCTCCCAGAACATCAATCGCCTCAAGGAATTCGTCGAAAGCTCCATTTCGGCCATGACCGAGATTTCCATGACCATCAGGGCCGTGCAGGAAAACGCCGTGCAATCCCACCTCATGTCCGAGACCGTCAAGGGACAGGCGGAACTGGGAACCAAAGAGGTGGCCGGTACCGTGGAGAGTCTCAAGGGGATCGGTGTGGCCGTGGCCAAGGCCGGATCGGCCATTGAGCGCCTTTCAAAAAAAGGGATCGAGGTCAGCGGAATTACCGGGGTCATCGCCGAAATTACCCAGAAAACCAACCTTCTGGCCCTCAATGCCTCGATCATTGCCGCGCAGGCCGGTGAGCACGGCCGCTCCTTTGCCGTCGTCGCCCAGGAGGTTCGTACCCTCTCGGAGGAAACCGCCCAGTCGACGGGAGCCATCGGTCAGGTGATCGAAGAAATCCAGCAATACACACGCGAAACGGTGGCCCATATCGGGGAGACGCGCAAACTGGTCGGAGAGGGGATTTCCCGGGGGGAAAGCCTCGAGGTTTCCCTCCATCAGATCCTTGACAGCGCAGACTCCGCCAAGGCCATGGCGCAGGATATGCGCCGCGCTACCCAGGAAGTGGCCTGCAGCGTCGAGTCCATCAGTCGCTCCATCGAGGACCTCGGGGAAATGTCCGGGCAGATCTTTCAAGCCTCCCGGGAGCAGTCCCAGGGAATTCGCAGCATCGTCGCCTCCATCGAGGACGTCAAACAGGTGTCCGATGGCATGGTGACGGCCACGGAACAGCAGCGCCGTAACACCCGGGACATCGAGTCGGCCGTTTCCCAGGTCAGCGACATGGCGAAGCGCATTTTCGATGAACTCGAGTCCCGCCGTCAGGAAAGCCGCAAGGTCATTGAAGGGCTTGAAAACCTCAAGGTCGGCGCCAAGGACAATGCCTGA
- a CDS encoding 6-phosphofructokinase: MAKTIAILTGGGDCPGLNAVIRGVVRAAVLQRGWRVLGIEDGFDGLVEGPRVRELDLAAISGILPRGGTILGTSNRGNPFAYPVKIGTETKLTDVSSRVLENFRKIGADALVAVGGDGTLKIARRLNDLGLPVVGVPKTIDNDLRGTDVTFGYNTAVGVVTEALDRLHTTAESHHRVMVVEVMGRDAGWIALESGIAGSADVILIPEIPFDIQRVCDAIARRRDGGNRFSIVVASEGAFPLGGGKTIQLSAEKNLGVERLGGIGRFVAAQIEGCLDMEVRVVVLGHVQRGGSPSPFDRILSSRFGVKAVELIEQGAFGKMVALQGRSVIAVDIDEAVGNLNLVDPHGELIRTAEALGIMTGR, encoded by the coding sequence GTGGCTAAAACAATTGCAATACTCACGGGCGGCGGCGACTGCCCCGGCCTCAATGCTGTCATCCGCGGCGTGGTTCGCGCAGCCGTTCTGCAGCGGGGGTGGCGCGTCCTCGGCATCGAAGACGGTTTCGACGGCCTGGTTGAGGGACCGAGGGTGCGGGAGCTCGACCTGGCGGCCATCAGCGGAATTCTTCCTCGAGGGGGGACGATCCTCGGCACCAGCAATCGCGGCAATCCTTTTGCCTATCCGGTCAAGATCGGCACGGAGACGAAGCTGACCGACGTCTCTTCCCGGGTCCTGGAAAATTTTCGCAAGATCGGTGCCGATGCCCTGGTCGCCGTCGGCGGTGACGGCACCCTGAAGATTGCCCGGCGTCTCAACGATCTCGGCCTGCCCGTGGTCGGGGTGCCGAAGACCATCGATAACGACCTCAGGGGGACCGACGTTACTTTCGGCTACAACACGGCGGTCGGGGTCGTGACCGAGGCCCTCGACCGTCTGCACACCACGGCCGAAAGTCACCACCGGGTGATGGTTGTCGAAGTGATGGGGCGCGATGCCGGGTGGATCGCCCTCGAGTCGGGGATTGCCGGCAGCGCCGATGTGATCCTGATTCCGGAAATTCCCTTTGACATCCAGCGGGTTTGCGACGCCATTGCCCGGCGGCGGGACGGCGGCAACCGGTTTTCCATTGTCGTTGCCTCCGAAGGGGCGTTCCCCCTGGGCGGGGGGAAGACGATTCAGCTCAGTGCCGAAAAGAATCTGGGCGTCGAGCGCCTCGGCGGCATCGGTCGCTTCGTGGCGGCACAGATTGAAGGGTGCCTCGACATGGAGGTGCGGGTGGTGGTTCTCGGCCATGTCCAGAGGGGCGGTTCTCCCTCACCCTTCGACCGAATCCTGAGCAGCCGGTTCGGCGTCAAGGCCGTCGAGCTGATCGAACAGGGCGCTTTTGGCAAAATGGTGGCCCTGCAGGGGCGATCGGTCATCGCCGTCGATATCGACGAAGCCGTCGGAAACCTGAATCTGGTCGATCCCCATGGTGAATTGATCCGGACCGCCGAGGCTCTGGGGATCATGACCGGTCGATGA
- a CDS encoding ROK family protein, giving the protein MSAPLVIGIDLGGTNCRGGLVTASGALVSSRRMATETGEGLEPFLQHLVRFCGDLIADAGDGGQRVAGIGIGTPGVISSEGVVQISPNLSVLNGFPLARELENRLGLPVRVVNDANAIAWGEGEFGAGRPFSSFVALTLGTGVGGGLVLHRRLWLGSDGSAGEIGHVMVDAEGRLCGCGNRGCLEQYASAKGIVLSYRNLVERKSGNDPPCSGWGGSDGGAVALAEAARRGDLAARASFAEAGRRLGQVLGGVANLLNLDGVVFCGGVSGSLDLILPDLEDELAHRAFAIPGARLRIVAGELGEQAGIVGAAALALELLEEDGFSARAGTSKEDVDGG; this is encoded by the coding sequence GTGAGCGCCCCCCTGGTGATCGGTATCGATCTGGGGGGGACCAACTGCCGCGGCGGACTGGTCACCGCCAGCGGCGCGCTGGTATCGTCCCGTCGTATGGCCACCGAAACAGGGGAGGGCCTGGAGCCGTTTCTGCAGCACCTGGTCCGCTTCTGTGGCGACCTGATCGCCGATGCCGGCGACGGCGGACAGAGGGTTGCCGGAATCGGCATAGGAACTCCCGGGGTTATTTCGTCCGAGGGGGTGGTTCAGATCTCCCCTAATCTTTCTGTTCTCAACGGATTCCCCCTGGCACGGGAGCTGGAAAATCGCCTCGGTCTTCCCGTCAGGGTCGTCAACGACGCCAATGCCATCGCCTGGGGGGAGGGGGAGTTCGGTGCCGGTCGTCCCTTTTCTTCCTTTGTCGCCCTGACCCTTGGCACCGGAGTCGGAGGGGGACTGGTCCTTCACCGGCGGCTGTGGCTCGGCAGTGACGGATCCGCCGGCGAAATCGGGCATGTCATGGTCGATGCCGAAGGCCGCCTCTGCGGTTGCGGCAACCGCGGGTGTCTGGAACAATACGCTTCGGCCAAGGGGATCGTTCTGAGTTACCGGAACCTCGTCGAGAGGAAATCGGGGAACGACCCCCCCTGCAGCGGATGGGGTGGGTCAGACGGCGGGGCCGTCGCCCTGGCCGAAGCTGCCCGCCGAGGTGATCTTGCGGCCAGGGCCTCCTTTGCCGAGGCCGGGCGGCGGCTCGGTCAGGTTTTGGGCGGTGTGGCCAATCTTCTCAATCTCGACGGGGTCGTTTTCTGCGGCGGCGTCAGTGGGAGCCTGGACCTGATCCTTCCGGATCTTGAGGACGAACTGGCGCACAGGGCCTTTGCCATCCCGGGAGCGCGGCTGCGGATCGTTGCTGGCGAACTGGGGGAGCAGGCGGGGATCGTCGGGGCCGCAGCTCTGGCCCTTGAGCTTCTCGAAGAGGATGGTTTTTCCGCCCGGGCAGGAACATCCAAGGAGGACGTCGACGGTGGCTAA
- a CDS encoding ExbD/TolR family protein — MAFLRKKREEPRIDLTPMVDVVFLLLIFFMISTTFVDTAGISIKLPESSSQQVAKEPKELKVYLSKEGEIYFKEENLSLEEFKGRLSRFGAEAGEMTFLLLADRETRHGRVVSIMDVARQFGFKKLAIATEGGGNKP, encoded by the coding sequence ATGGCTTTTCTGCGGAAAAAGCGGGAGGAACCGAGGATCGACCTCACACCGATGGTCGACGTGGTTTTCTTGCTGCTGATCTTCTTCATGATTTCCACCACCTTTGTCGATACCGCCGGGATCTCCATCAAACTCCCCGAGTCGTCGTCCCAGCAGGTGGCCAAGGAACCGAAGGAGCTCAAGGTCTATCTTTCGAAGGAGGGTGAAATCTATTTCAAGGAAGAGAACCTTTCCCTGGAAGAGTTCAAGGGGCGCCTGTCCCGGTTTGGAGCCGAGGCCGGAGAAATGACTTTTCTCCTCCTGGCCGACCGGGAAACCAGGCACGGCAGGGTGGTCTCCATCATGGATGTGGCCCGCCAGTTCGGTTTCAAAAAGCTGGCCATCGCCACCGAGGGTGGAGGGAATAAGCCGTGA
- a CDS encoding MotA/TolQ/ExbB proton channel family protein, with product MLWIMQKGGPLMYPIFACSVLALGIFLERLLTFVRVRRGTDILVREVESLVINKRIDEALIVCQRSGTPLSRILIAALRLAGRPREEIKIAVDEVGSREAAPLERYLGLLGTIATISPLLGLLGTVLGMIEAFNVISVQGVGTPATLGGGISQALITTAAGLSVAIPVILLHKYLSSRVDRVILEMETCSLHIVDLLRD from the coding sequence ATGTTGTGGATCATGCAAAAGGGCGGACCGCTCATGTACCCGATCTTCGCCTGTTCGGTTCTGGCGCTGGGGATTTTCCTCGAGCGGTTGCTGACTTTTGTCCGCGTGCGCCGCGGCACCGATATTCTGGTCCGCGAGGTCGAATCCCTGGTGATCAACAAGCGCATCGATGAGGCCCTGATCGTCTGCCAGCGCTCCGGCACCCCCCTCTCCCGGATTCTGATCGCGGCCCTGCGCCTCGCCGGCCGCCCGCGGGAAGAGATCAAGATTGCCGTGGACGAGGTGGGAAGCCGGGAGGCCGCGCCCCTCGAACGCTACCTCGGGCTCCTCGGAACCATCGCCACCATCTCCCCGCTCCTGGGTCTCCTCGGAACGGTCCTGGGAATGATCGAGGCCTTCAATGTCATTTCCGTTCAGGGGGTCGGCACTCCGGCCACTCTCGGCGGCGGGATCTCCCAGGCTCTGATCACCACCGCCGCCGGCCTTTCCGTGGCGATCCCCGTTATTCTTTTGCACAAATACCTCTCCAGTCGCGTCGACAGGGTGATTCTTGAAATGGAAACCTGCTCCCTGCACATTGTCGACTTGCTGAGGGACTAG
- a CDS encoding lipopolysaccharide assembly protein LapA domain-containing protein: MKVLRLILSMAVLLLVLLLGIYNHQLVQLSLFSHQSLPIPLFLLVILCFAGGYLVASLVDVSKISRLRRELRREQKRTVSVPPSAGGDVPGADRGQGLPEDSEN, from the coding sequence ATGAAGGTCTTAAGGCTCATTCTGTCCATGGCGGTTCTCCTTCTGGTTCTCCTGCTGGGGATCTACAATCACCAGCTGGTGCAGCTGAGTCTCTTTTCCCACCAGTCCCTGCCGATTCCCCTGTTCCTGCTGGTGATTCTGTGTTTTGCCGGCGGATACCTCGTCGCCTCCCTGGTGGACGTTTCCAAAATTTCCCGTTTGCGCCGCGAGCTTCGCAGGGAGCAGAAACGGACCGTTTCGGTCCCTCCCTCCGCCGGGGGGGACGTTCCCGGCGCCGACAGGGGGCAGGGATTGCCGGAAGACTCGGAAAACTGA